Proteins from a genomic interval of Antedon mediterranea chromosome 5, ecAntMedi1.1, whole genome shotgun sequence:
- the LOC140049248 gene encoding DNA repair protein RAD50.L-like codes for MSSIKKLSIQGIRSFGQEDGDMQVIEFYTPLTLIVGQNGAGKTTIIESLRYAATGDMPPGVKGSAFVHDPKVADELEVKGQVKIRINDIANKPMVVTRNMIATQKPNKVEFKTVEGTIFRFTKHGQRISTSSKCLELNREMERSLGVSKAVLNNVIFCHQEDSNWPLGEGKVVKTKFDEIFAATRYIKALDSIKKVQKSQSDDVKQFKAELKYLKENKDRSVQLEKDLEDMNTRMEVSKDTVTQIANKLTPIEERQKMIISKQGDIANLESKVAKLKSDKEHIVRSRREIEESLEEIFDVTTEELKAMIREHKSKVVEKAESLKQSEKRMSRQTTYLQNLTDGKSRQMVAQGKLEQEAENQKKKIGDRNKLIQHTVSSLNMAGFSHSDFDMADVNRFLAELTNMISNQSDERQQRKESFEEEEATLQMEVDDIRTTRTTLLSTDKMKTQMMKENQAELKTIKRKLHNMEENAHKLTNLQREFQQAENDLKSAEKRLNLDQFKVEIRELQNEKKDKDRKISELNKELSTLTQQSQIRTQHSMLQKNKSDKESEIKKIRNRHDDEVQQLLGHFPTTNVKSQLQEFCMKTTNELRQCQKRLQAGKSEISGKETKRAMIMDQLKRKEDELRMYEERLFQECGSQDVDSSLNELQTTINNLQSEKGALSGSKHLFERYIKSLRRAEAQCPLCHRGFDGEDEVDELVQELESKLRMAPQKMIEKENLIEQSMVKRNKLVHMKPLKENMKKLSSEIPDLKSKVTSIGDEIGKLRSTISQEEDRMNSLQLDESMANEIRPDIIRMEECQKELALLDRKLNQLSMQMAGADTSRTIEVVESERRDLEIKLEGINKMVESKRRQVEEQQERLQLLNAKLNSITSEKLRLTEVLQHRKQLENQQIELASSNQLYAREIKDAQDQLGPIERKLSEFTERKNQLIETKERELEKLRKQIDQITQRQKEIRIFNNEIKRYYDEGKDEKIRQGLTEIQAGEKEISCKEQEVEELQKIIDKLKEDVAKQQVNERTMMDNLQLRHKEADLQVVQGKLSKLEQDLGGFNHVRLEEERVQLNRQHNDLMKEKHNAEGRLAILKEQIKRVSKDLQSDALKDVKEKHTKMLIKVKTTDVANKDLDKYYQALNRAIMKYHTMKMAEINEIIRELWRNTYKGNDIDYIEIQADEDDTSTASSLRRQYKYRVVLIKGSIQLDMRGRCSAGQKVLASLVIRLALAETFCLNCGILALDEPTTNLDRPNVESLACALVSIIENRHGQKNFQLIVITHDEEFVELLGHSDYVDYYYRVRKNAELKSRVTRFDIATLNGGED; via the exons ATGTCTTCAATCAAAAAACTTAGTATTCAGGGGATAAGAAGTTTTGGTCAGGAAGATGGTGACATGCAAGTTATTGAGTTCTACACCCCACTCACCCTTATTGTTGGTCAAAACGGTGCTGGGAAGACG aCCATTATTGAAAGTCTAAGATATGCTGCAACAGGAGATATGCCACCAGGTGTGAAGGGAAGCGCCTTTGTACATGATCCAAAG GTGGCAGATGAATTGGAAGTGAAAGGACAAGTGAAGATAAGAATCAATGATATTGCTAATAAACCAATGGTTGTGACACGAAACATGATTGCTACACAGAAG CCAAACAAAGTTGAGTTCAAAACGGTTGAAGGTACCATATTTAGATTCACCAAACATGGACAA AGAATAAGCACAAGTTCAAAGTGTCTTGAACTCAACAGAGAG ATGGAAAGGTCTTTAGGAGTGTCCAAAGCAGTTCTTAACAACGTTATATTTTGTCATCAAGAAGACTCTAATTG GCCTCTTGGTGAGGGAAAGGTTGTGAAGACAAAGTTTGATGAGATTTTCGCAGCAACTAGGTACATCAAGGCTCTGGACAGCATTAAAAAAGTCCAGAAGAGTCAA tCAGATGATGTGAAACAATTCAAAGCAGAATTAAAGTATCTAAAAGAGAACAAGGACAGATCAGTTCAA CTGGAAAAAGACCTTGAAGACATGAACACACGGATGGAGGTGTCAAAGGACACAGTTACCCAGATTGCTAATAAGTTGACACCTATTGAG GAAAGACAGAAAATGATTATCAGTAAACAAGGTGATATAGCCAACCTGGAAAGCAAAGTTG caAAACTGAAAAGCGACAAAGAACATATTGTAAGAAGTCGAAGAGAAATAGAAGAAAGTTTGGAGGAGATTTTCGACG tgaCAACGGAAGAATTAAAAGCAATGATTCGAGAACACAAATCTAAAGTCGTTGAAAAAGCTGAAAGCCTAAAGCAG AGTGAAAAGAGAATGAGTAGACAGACAACATATTTACAAAATCTCACTGACGGGAAATCACGTCAAATGGTTGCCCAGGGCAAGTTAGAGCAAGAGGCAGAG AACCAAAAGAAAAAGATTGGTGATAGAAATAAGCTAATACAACATACTGTATCAAGTCTGAATATGGCTg GCTTCAGTCATTCGGACTTTGATATGGCAGATGTGAATAGATTTCTGGCAGAACTTACAAACATGATAAGTAACCAAAGCGATGAGAGACAACAAAGAAAG GAATCTTTTGAGGAGGAGGAGGCAACACTTCAGATGGAGGTGGATGACATAAGAACAACCCGTACAACCCTCCTGAGCACAGACAAGATGAAGACACAAATGATG AAAGAAAATCAGGCAGAGCTTAAAACCATTAAACGAAAACTACACAATATGGAAGAAAATGCACACAAGTTGACCAATCTGCAGAGAGAGTTCCAACAAGCA GAAAACGACTTAAAATCAGCTGAGAAAAGGCTAAACCTAGATCAATTCAAAGTCGAAATTCGGGAACTGCAAAACGAAAAAAAAGATAAGGATCGTAAGATAAGTGAGCTCAA taaAGAATTGTCAACCCTGACTCAACAATCACAGATAAGAACACAACATAGTATGCTTCAAAAGAATAAAAGTGACAAGGAatcagaaattaaaaaaat ACGCAACCGACATGATGATGAAGTTCAACAGCTGCTTGGTCATTTTCCAACAACAAATGTGAAGTCTCAACTTCAAGAATTTTGCAT GAAAACAACTAATGAGCTGAGGCAGTGTCAAAAAAGATTACAGGCTGGAAAATCTGAAATATCTGGAAAGGAGACAAAAAGAGCAATGATTAT GGACCAACTAAAGAGGAAGGAAGATGAATTGCGGATGTACGAAGAAAGATTATTCCAAGAGTGTGGCAGTCAAGATGTTGATAGCAGCCTCAATGAACTACAGACAACTATTAATAACCTCCAAAG TGAAAAGGGAGCCCTCTCTGGTAGCAAGCACCTATTTGAGCGTTACATAAAATCGCTGAGGCGTGCTGAAGCTCAATGTCCTTTGTGTCATCGTGGATTTGATGGGGAGGATGAAGTTGATGAATTAGTTCAAGag CTGGAGAGTAAACTGCGTATGGCGCCGCAAAAAATGATTGAAAAAGAAAACTTAATTGAGCAGAGTATGGTAAAGAGGAACAAACTTGTACACATGAAACCACTTAAAGAAAAT atgAAGAAGTTGTCTTCCGAGATTCCTGACCTCAAATCAAAGGTCACATCAATTGGAGATGAAATTGGTAAACTACGCAGCACTATATCCCAG GAGGAGGATCGTATGAATTCCTTGCAGTTGGATGAATCAATGGCCAATGAGATTAGACCAGATATCATACGAATGGAAGAATGCCAGAAGGAACTAGCCTTACTTGACCGAAAACTGAATCAGTTGTCAATGCAAATGGCCGGTGCAG ATACAAGCAGAACTATTGAAGTTGTTGAATCTGAGCGTAGAGATTTGGAAATCAAGTT AGAGGGAATAAATAAAATGGTTGAATCAAAACGCAGACAAGTCGAAGAACAACAGGAACGTCTACAACTCCTGAATGCAAAGTTGAACAGCATAACCAGCGAAAAACTCCGACTGACGGAAGTATTACAGCACCGAAAACAACTAGAGAATCAACAAATAGAACTTGCATCGTCCAATCAGCTGTATGCTAGAGAGATAAAG gatGCACAAGACCAACTTGGGCCAATAGAG agaAAATTATCAGAATTTACGGAGAGAAAGAATCAGCTAATTGAAACCAAAGAAAGGGAACTTGAGAAACTAAGAAAACAG ATTGATCAAATCACTCAAAGACAAAAGGAAATCAGGATCTTCAACAATGAAATTAAAAG atATTATGATGAGGGAAAGGATGAAAAAATTAGACAAGGACTGACAGAAATCCAAGCAGGTGAAAAAGAAATATCATGCAAAGAACAGGAAGTAGAAGAATTACAAAAGATAATAGATAAGTTGAAGGAAGATGTTGCCAAGCAGCAG GTAAATGAGCGTACAATGATGGACAACCTTCAACTGCGCCATAAAGAAGCTGATCTTCAGGTTGTCCAGGGCAAGCTGTCAAAGCTTGAACAAGATTTAGGAGGATTCAACCATGTTAGATTAGAAGAAGAAAGAGTACAACTGAATAGGCAACATAATGATCTGATGAAAGAG AAACATAATGCTGAAGGACGATTAGCCATCCTCAAAGAACAAATTAAGAGAGTCAGTAAAGATCTTCAAAGTGATGCCTTGAAAGATGTGAAAGAAAAACACACTAAGATGCTGATTAAAGTTAAG aCAACAGATGTTGCAAATAAAGATCTTGACAAATACTATCAAGCACTGAACAG agCAATCATGAAATATCATACAATGAAAATGGCTGAAATTAATGAAATCATCAGAGAGCTGTGGAGGAACACTTACAAAGGAAATG ATATTGACTACATAGAGATACAAGCAGATGAAGATGATACTAGTACAGCTAGTAGTTTACGAAGACAGTACAAGTACAGAGTTGTACTCATAAAAGGATCAATACAACTTGACATGAGAGGGCGCTGTAGTGCAGGTCAAAAG GTACTTGCATCCCTTGTGATACGGTTAGCTCTTGCTGAGACCTTTTGCTTGAATTGTGGTATCCTAGCCCTAGATGAACCGACAACCAACTTGGATAGACCGAACGTTGAGAGCCTAGCATGTGCCCTTGTCAG CATAATTGAGAACAGACACGGACAGAAGAATTTCCAACTGATTGTTATCACCCATGATGAAGAGTTCGTTGAACTTTTAGGACATTCAGATTATGTTGACTATTACTATCGTGTTCGAAAAAACGCAGA GCTCAAGTCACGGGTGACCAGGTTTGATATTGCTACTCTTAATGGTGGTGAAGACTAA